The Gemmatimonas aurantiaca T-27 DNA segment ATCCCCGCCACCGGTGGGGGCATGACCAACTGGTGGCACTTCACGGGTGACTGGGATCAGGCCATGCGAAGTGATGTCGGGCTGACGACGTCCCGCAGTGTCCTCACCATTCGAAACGACTATCACGGCGACATCACGCTTTCACCTGGCGGCGTGCTGCGTCCAGGGCAGACGGCCACGCTGGCGACCTCCGCACCGCTCACGGTCAATGTGTGGACCTGTGGCACTGCTGGATGCCGGTGGTCGCCATTCTTCCTGCAACCCCGACAGACGTACAAAGTGGTGCTCCAGACCGGTGGGAACAACGAGCTGGTGATCGTAAGCACACCGTAACAGCAAAGCGGCCCGGATACGATTGCTCCGGGCCGCTTCTTGTTGTCGTACCGCGCTGGATTACTTCGGCCAGCCCGCCGTGGGAATCGCGGGCATGATGCGCAGTGCATTCTGGTAGTAGATCTTCTTCAGCACCACATCGGGCAGATCGATGCCGTAGAGCTTCCAGAAGGCGTGGTAGTCGCGGTAGTAGTCGAAGTAGTCGTCGCGCGTTTCGAACACGCGCCAGTAGTACGGATACTCTTCGGGCTGATAGCTGTCCTTGCCGAAGAGCAGCCGGTCCTGGTACTTCACGAAGAAGTCGTGCGCCGCGCGCGGCTGACGGCCGATGTCGTACAACACCGCACCCATTTCGGCGTTCAGGTTCGGCATTTCGTCGAACATCTTGCCGAGTCGACCGAGGTCGTGGGCGTGCCAGCCCAGGTGCGCGGTGACGAAGGTGGTCTTCGGGTTGGCGCGGAACAGGCTGTCGCGTTCGTTCATGAGCTGTTCAAAGCTCGGATAGCGATCCTGCGGATAGCGACGATCGGGGAACAGCGAGAGCTCGAGCCAGCGTTCGTTGGTGTTGTCGACTTCGCGGAAGAATTCCTGCGGGTCGGCCGTGTGCACGAACACCGGCAACTTGAGTCGCGCCGCCGCGTCCCACACCGGCTTGAGCGAAGGGTCGTTGAGCTTGAGGCGCGAGCCGTCGGCCTTCTTCTGCGACAGGCCGAAGCCCTTGCTGATTTCGCCGATGCCCACCGCGCCGGCCTTGGCATCGGCCTCGAGCTGCGCGACGGCCTTGGCCGCCCATTCAGGCGATCCGGCGCCATTGAAATTGATGCCGGTGAGGAAGCGCACACGATCCTTCATGGTGGTGGTGCCCTTCACGAGCTCCACACCCTTGGCGAGCTGATCTCCCGACACGTTGTTGGCCACGATCATCAGGCGCACGTTGAGCGAGTCGAGTGTCTTGCCCATGCGCTCGATCGCGTCCACGCTGCCAAGCTGCCCCGATGGATGACCGTGAAAATCCACCACCGGGAACTTGGCCTTCATGTTCATGGTGCCCGGCACCTTGAGTGTGGACTTGGGGCGATAGTCCACGATGCTGGGCGCCGGCTTTTCCGGTGCCATGCAGGTGCGCGGGCGAATCTCGGTCATGCCGGCCGGGCATTCTTCACCCGGCTTGATCTGCGTACCGCCGCGGAAGCCCTGCGCCTGCGCGAGGGCCGGGAACGCGGTGGCCACGGCGGCAACGGAACCAGCAGCCAACAAACGATTCACAAGACGATGCACGGAAGCTCCTCTGCTTTCGCGTAAGCGGGCGTTTCTGCGGACTTACTGCTTGTCGCCAGCCGGCGGCAACAGCAGTTGCTGCGCGGCGGTGTCGGCACCCGGTGTCACCGGGAGATTGGGCTGCCGATCGAATCCGAACAGGGCGGAGCGGCGCATCGCCGTGGCGATGCCCTTCGACTGCTGGTACACCGAATCGGAGCGCGCCGTCTGTCCCATCTGCGCCAGCGCTTCCGCCAGCGTGATGCCGCTGATGACGTACAGATCGGGGATGCCAACGGACGCGTCATCCACCCAACCGTTCCGCTTGGCCAGCGACTTGTTGGCCGTGAAGACGCTGTTCCAGAGTTCGTAGCTGCGCTTCACGTCCACGATGCCTTCACCCTGGACCATCATGACGTCCGGTGACGGCTCGATGGGCTTGTCCATCAGCTTCTTCGCCATGCCGTGCGTGATCACATAGCGCTCGAGGCCGAGCTCATACGGGTAGCCACCAGCGGTGCGGCTGAAGTAGATCGGGCGCTGCGGGAACGCGTCGCGGATCATGAAGTAGACGATCTGGTCGGCCTTCATGAGCTGCGGTGTGCGCGGCTGCGCGATGATCTCGCCCTTCACGAAGGCGGCGTTCTCCGGCGTCTGAATGGCCAGCGGGAGTGCGTCGGCTTCTTCGAACGTCATGTTGATGGGCGAACCCTTCGGCATGGTGGCGGCGGCACCCATGGCACGATAGAGCTCCGGTCCCTTGTCCGGTTCGTACGGCGACGGAGCACGGCGGATGAGCTGCCGCACGTACCAGTCCGTGTTGAGCAACGACGTGTTGGCCACGATGACATCCTTGCGGATGCCTTCGACTTCCTGCGCATACCAGAGCGGGAAAGTGTCGTTGTCGCCGACCGTGATGAGGATGCCGTAGGGCTCCACCGAATTGAGCAGGTCGTGCGCAAAGTCGCCGGTGTCGGTCTGGCCGGAACGTGAAGCCTGGGTCCAGTTGCCGATCAGCGGCACAAAAGCGATAGCGAGCAGCGGTGACGCCAGCGCAAAGCTGCGCGGACGCGGCTCGAGCACGGTGTCCTTGCCCAGCCGCACTTCATCGGCGCCAAACAGCGTGGCTACCGTTTCCCACAGATAGAACATGCCCAGCGCGGCCCACACGCTCAGCGCCGAAAAGCTCCACAGGTAGAAGTAGTCTCGGTCACGCACCTCGCGGGGGACCGAGTCTCCGAGCTCCGGGGCCTGCGAATGGCCGTACTTGAAATTGAGATAGAAAATCAGCCCCAGTGTCATGGTGAACACCAACGGCCCGAAGAACCAGAAACTTCGTCGGTCCTTCTTGTAGTGCATCCACCCGCCCAACAGGACGAGGATGAAGTAGAAGACGGCGAGGCCGTTCTGTGCGCCCGGATGTTCGTTGTAGGCGTCACGCAGCCACTGCCACTTGAAGTACAACCAGTACATCCCGAGCTGCGCCGTGAACGGCGCCTGGCGTTCGCCGAGTTCCGGCTTGCCGTACTGCCCGCGATTGAAGTTGTACATGAAGCGATCGTACGTGAGCTGACTGAACGTACAATCCACTGCGATCTCGGTGGCGCAGGCGGTGGGTTCGCCTTCGTTGATGGCCGGGAAGTGCGCCGCGCGAATGGGTTGCGTGGCAAACGGCGTCATGCCGAAGCCAACAGCCACGGCGCAGGCCACGAGCAGCTTCCAGCGGAGCAGCGTCTGCGGTCGGCGGATCAGGACGGCCAAGCCCACGGCAGGCACGGCCAGCATGCCGGCCATGTGGTTGGTGTAGCCCAGACCACACAGATATGCGACCAGCACCAGCAGGCGATCCGCCATCGGGCCTTCCGGATCATCGCACCAGCGCACCGTGAGCCAGCAGATGACCGCGAGTCCGACCAGAGAGACCGTGTAGACCTTCTCGTTCACGACCGACTGGTTCCACACCGTGAATGCGGTGGCGCCGATCAGGACGGCGAGCGAGCCGCCCATGATGCGCTGCCAGCGGCGGGGCATCCAGCCCACGAGCACCCGTTCGGTGACGAGGAACCAGAGCGACGCTGAGACGGCGCTCGACAGCGCGGCCAGCACATTGATGCGCATGGCCACGGTGGGCGCGATCGGCAGCACGCTGAAGACACGACCGATCAACACGAAGAACGGGTTGCCTGGTGGGTGCGGCAAGCCGAGCACGTAAGCGGCGGCGATGTACTCGCTGGTATCCCACATGGACGTCGTGGGGGCGAGGGTGACCAGATACAACAGGAAGGTCACCAGCCCCGCGATGGCGGCGGCCAGATAGGACGGGCGGTAGTCGAGTTCGGCGGCACCGGCGTATGAAACGCTGGCGGTGCGGGCCGTCGCCGCGGTGGCGGTGGCTGCGACAGTCATGAACCAGGACGGAGGGTGTGGCACCCGGGAGCCGTGGCGGCCCCGGGCTTTGGCAATCCTGAAAGGTCGCCGGGAGGGCGGGGGGGCACAACCGGCTGGTGATGTTCCGACACGCGCGAGACCGGGAACGTGCCCATGCCGGCCGTGACGATGTGATACACCGGTGGGTACGGCTGAGCAGAGACCGTAGCTCCCTCTGCACGCATAGATCCGGAATGCCGATGTTACCGATGATTCACCCGCGCCCCTCGTGGCGGCGCTTTCGTCTGCTCTCCACCGCGGCCTGCGCGGTGTTCTCCGCTGCCCTGTCCGCCTGCAGTGAACAGGCCGTGCTGACGGCCCCGGACAGTCCCGCCCGACCCTCGGCCGAAGACTCGCTGGCGACCCCCACACCGACGACGCCCGTCACACCCGCGCCGCCGGCGCGTGATGTCTACACCCTGTTGTTCGACCAGTGGGGGACCGACGCGGCGTCGTTCGAGCGGCCATGGCTGGCGCATACGACGACGCCCGTGGGCGGATTGCTGTCTGAGGACGTGCCCGCGGAAACACCTGCCGACACCGTGCGTCGCGTCATGGACTTCAGTGGTGTCTTCGACGCCAGTGTGTCCTCCGACGGGCGGCTGATGGTATTCACATGCACCACGGGGCATGGCACCACGCTGTGCAAGGCGACCCTCGACAGTGTGATGCGGGCCCAGATGCCCGGCGCCATTCTTTCCACCGCGTTTTCGGCACTGCTTGCCGATCAGGCGGCCATCAGCCCCGATGGCACGCAGGTGGCGTTTCGGGGATGGCAGCCCGGCGGTCCGGTGGGCCTCTTCAATCCGGGTGACATCTACGTGATGAACCTGGACGGCTCCAACCTCACGCGATTGACGGCCGCCGAGCGTGGACGCATGTCATACGCGTCACCGGCCTGGTCGCCGCGTCGCATCGACGGGGCGTACCGTCTCGCGTACGCCCGTGAACAGCGCGATGGCGACGGCTATGCAGTGTCACGCCTCGAGTCCATGCGCGCGGACGGAACGGCCATGTTGGCGCTCACCATCGACACCACGGGCTCGGACACGGAGCCGGCGTGGTCGCCCGATGGAGCGCGTGTGGCGTTCGTGCGGCGCGGTGCGGCGGCGCGTGGGGATCTCTGGGCGGTGCAGCTCGATGGGCATGCGCGTCCGGTCGCCGAACATGCGCTGCTCGAGAACGAGTTGGACGATGTGCAGCGTGCGCCATCCTGGTCACCCGATGGCAAGCGCCTCGCCTTCATTTCAGCGCACGAGATTCTCGGGGATTTCTACAATTGGCAGGTGTACAGCGTGGATGCGTCGGGCACCGACCTGCGCCGTCATACCAGCGTCGCACGCGAACATGCCAATCCGGTGTGGGTGTCGCGCACGAATATCAATTCCGGCGCGGCCCACTAGTTCTGCCGCGGGGCGACATGGGACCCACAAAACGGGCGCTCCTGCGGTGGAGCGCCCGTTGGTGTTGTGGCTAGTGACGGAACAGTCGCTCGCCGGTGAACACCATGGCGATGCCGTGTTCATTGGCTGCCGCGATCACTTCGGCGTCACGCACCGAACCACCGGGTTGCACGATGGCCGTCACGCCCGCTGCCGCAGCCTGATCGATGCCGTCGCGGAACGGGAAGAATGCATCCGATCCCAACGCGGAGCCGGTCGTTGCATGGCCGAGCGACGTGGCCTTGTGCACGGCCACGAAGCTGGCGTCCACGCGGCTCATCTGGCCAGCGCCGATGCCGATGGTGGCGCCGTCGCGCACGAGCACGATGGCGTTCGACTTCACACTCGCCACCGACTTCCACGCGAACAGTAGGTCGCGCTGCTCCTGCGACGTGGGCTGGCGTGATGACACCACCTGCCACTGCGCGGGCTCCGACGGCGCCGGGGCACGATCCTGCACCAGCAGGCCACCACGCACCCGCTTGAGATCCATCGTGCCGGCGGGCCACGATGCTTTCCCTTCGAGCACTCGCAGGTTCTTCTTGCGGACCAGAATCTCCACAGCCTCGTCGGCAAACTTCGGCGCCACGATGCATTCCACGAACAGACTGGAGATGGCTTCCGCGGCGGCCACGTCCACCGGCACCGAGAAGGCAATCACGCTGCCGAAGGCACTCACCGGATCACACGCCAACGCCTTCTTGTAGGCGTCGAGCGCGTTGGTACCCGTGGCGAGGCCACAGGGCGTGGTGTGTTTGATGATCGCGCACGCCGGCTGATCGCCAAACGGCTCGATGGCCAGCAGCGAGCCTTCGAGATCGAGCAGATTGTTGAACGACAGTTCCTTGCCACCGCGCTGTACGAGCGCGCCGAGGCCCGTGCCCGGCTTCTCCACGTAGAACGCCGCGCGCTGCTGCGGGTTCTCGCCGTAGCGCAGCGACTGCTGCTTCTCGAACGACAACGGATACCGATCGGGGAACGGCTCACCACGCTGCTGCGCGAACCACTGCGCGATGGCGGCGTCGTACCCGCTGGTGTGTGCATACACCTTCTCGGCCAGCAGCGTGCGCAGCGTCTGATCGTCGCTGTCGGCGTTGATCACGTCGAGCACCTTGGCGTAGTCCGACGGATCGACGATGACCCACACCGACGTGAAGTTCTTGGCTGCCGAACGCAGCATCGACGGGCCGCCGATATCGATGTTTTCGATCACTTCTTCCGCGTGCACGCCCGGCTTGGCGGCGGTCTCGCGGAACGGATACAGGTTCACGACCACCAGGTCGATCGTACCGATGTCGTGGGCCTTGATGGCGTCCATGTGTTCGGGCAGGTCACGGCGCGCGAGCAGGCCACCGTGTACCACCGGATGCAGCGTCTTCACACGTCCGTCGAGCATCTCGGGAAAGCCCGTGATCTCGCTGACGTCTTTGACTGCCAGACCGGCATCACGCAGCATGCGCGCCGTGCCGCCAGTGGATACCAGTTCGACGCCCTTGGCCACGAGGCCCTGGGCAAAAGGGAGCAGGCCCGACTTGTCGGACACGGAAAGCAACGCGCGCATGTAGGGATATCCGGTCGAAGAACGCTGGAATAGTCGAAACGAAAGAAGCCGATCAGCGCGGAAACAGTCGCGCGAGATCGGCTCCGAATGCCGATGCCGACAGCGGCTCGGTGTCATCCGGGGCAATGCTGAACCGCCAGTCGTGCGTGGCAATGCTCACTGGTGTGGGCAGGTGGCCATGCACTCGGTTGTCATCGCCCAGGACCACCGAGCCGGAGGCCACGGCGGCAACACAGAGCGGGAACAGGCGATGTTCGATGTGCAACACCCGGGCCCCAAGTGACTGCGGTGTGTCGGCAGGCAACACCGGCACGGGCCACTGCGCGATGATGGGGCCGCGATCGTAGTGCTCGTCCACGAAGTGCACCGTCACACCGGTGACGGTGGCACCATGTTCGAGCACCGCGATGTGGATGCGCTGACCGTACATGCCCGGACCACCGAAGGCTGGCAGCAGCGCGGGATGCACATTGATCAGGCGGCCGTGATAGGCCTGCACGACGGCGGCGGGAATCAGCTTGAGATAGCCCGCCAGGACCAGCAGCTCCGCGCCGGCGTTGGCCAACTGCTCGACGAGTGCATTGCCATCCTGCGGGACGGCCACCACGCCGGTGGCGATGCCCGCAGCCGCGGCACGGGTGAGTGCACCCGACGTGGCTTTGTCCGAGGCCACGAACACGATACGCCCGTAGGGCGCGCCTGCTGCGGCAAAGTGATCGATGAGCGCTTGCAGATTCGAACCACCGCCGGAGGCCAACACGGCGATACGCATTGGCGCAGCGCTCGCCGCCGCGTCAGCGGTCCGAGTGGACGGGGCAGGGTCGGCGATCATGTTCCCAAACTATCGGTTCGGGCCGCCTCGCTGCAGGGGCATGCACGGCAACGGGTGCTTCACAGGGGCGTCCGGTCCGGTCAGGCCGGCGCTCGGCCTCGCGTGATTTCGCCATGGTGGTGCGCCTGGCCCACGGTGGCCAGAGAAATGGTGACCGCCTCGAGTAACCGGTCAGCCAAAAAAACACGCGGCTCGGATGACGATCGGGCGGTTTCGACGTCGGCTGCCGGCGTCTCGATGCCGGGCACCAGCACACCCACACCGCCCGTGGCAATGGCGGGCTGCACGTCGCGCCAGCGATCCCCGATGTATCCGGAATGTGGCAACGACAGTTGGTGCTCCTGCGCCGCACGCTGGTAGAGACCAATGCCCGGCTTGCGGCAGTCGCACACGGGTGGCGTGCGCGCTTCGTGGGGGCAGTGGTACGTCGCCAGCACCTCAGCGCCCTGCGCCGCCAGCAACGCCACCGTGCGGTCGCGCACCGCATCGTACTGAGCCTCGGTGATGAGGCCCCGTGCGATGCCCGACTGATTCGTGATGATCACCACCGGCACGCCCGCTTCGTTGGCGCGGCGCACGGCGGCCACGGCATCGGGGAGCAGCACCACCCGCGAGGCATCGGCGAGATAGTGCGCGTCGGCGATGAGGGTGCCGTCGCGATCGATGAACAGCGCCGTGCGCGCACTGGTGGTCATCGGCGGCTCATCGGCGTTGCAAGGTGTCGGGGCGGGGCGCGGGTGCGCGACCCGCTGCGGTGGTATCGCGCCGGGCCAGCGAGTCACGACGCGCCGCCGCCGAGTCCACCCGGGGGGCACGTGGCGTGGCGAAATTGCGCGATGGCGATTTGACCGTACCTGACAGACTGCGCACGGCGATCGTTTGCAGGCGGTACTGCGTTTGCCAGGGCAGTGGCGCCGCCAGTGTCACGAAGATCTCGTTGTACACCCGCGGTCGCGACATCTTGGGCGGCGGTGTGGTGTCGACGGGCACGATACGGCCACCACGCGCACGCGCCGCCGCGCGCTGGCGTTCGAGTGCCGAACGCTGCGCCGCGGCGAGGCTGTCCTGCCTCCGCACCGTGAGCAGTGAATCGCGACGCAGCCGCGCCACGCGACTGGTATCCAGCTTGGCCTCGGCGGCGGCCGCAATGGAGTCCGTGCGCTGCTTCGCCAGTGTGGAATCCCTGATCGTCTTCTCCAGAGCGTTCTGTACACTCTGAACGGCCACCGGCGTCGAATCGGCACGCGTCACCACGATCATGTCGGTGGAGAACTGCAGATCGTTGGGGTACGGCTTGTCGAACACCACCTTGAGCACACGGTTGCTGTCCTGCACCGCGACTTCCGTGATGCGCAGTCCCACCGTGTCATGCCCAAATGCGTACAGTTCGGTGCGCGCTTCCTGTGTGAGCGTCACCGTGGTCTCATCCCACATCTCCAAGGGGTCGAGATCACGATTGCTGTTGCGATCGGCGTAAGCGCGCACCACGTACGGACCGGACGGCAGGTTGCGCAGCTCGAAACGACCGACAGAATCGGCTACCGCCTGATACACCGTGCTGTCGGATGCCACGGCTTCCACGACCGCACTCGCCAGCCCCTTGGCCGCAAACCAGTCGAAGGCCACGCCCCCGATACGGGTGTCGGGGATCTCGCCACCGGTCGAGAAGACGATGCGGATGATCGAGTCGATGCCGTTGTTGCGCAGATCCTGGATGCCCGGCTTGATCTGCACCGAATACACCGTGTTCGGCTTCCAGCCTCGCTCCGGTCGTATCGTGATGCGGCTGCGACTCCAGTTCACGCGCGCGTCACCACTCTTGGGGCTGATGAACACCAGCTCACTGAGATTGGTGGCACCACGCGGGATCTCGCTGATCACCTCGTCAAAACGCAGCTCCACCGACTTCGGCACCGCGCCCACGGAATTGATCTCCGGGGTGATTCGCACGATGACCGGCCCCGCCGTGTCCGGCGGGCCACCAGGCGGCAACGCCTGATTGGCGCAGGCCGTTCCTGCGACCAGCGCCACCGCCCACGCCACCAGCCGCCGGATCACGCGCCCAGCGCCTGGAGTTTGTCCCGCAACTGACCTGCACGCGCACGCCAGTCCGCCGCCTTGGCCCGCTCCGCCTCCACCACCGCGGGCGGAGCCTTGGCCACAAATCCTTCGTTGGCCAGGCGACCTTCGAGGGCCGTGAGCTGCTTCTCCAGTTGCGAGAGTTCTGTCTGCAAGCGCTGCTTCTCCTTGTCGAGGTCGATCATGCCGGCGAGCGGCACGACGAGCTCGATACCCCCGGACAGCAGCACCTGTGCCGCGGCCCCGCCAGGATTCTGTTCGGCGAGGGTGACCCGCGCCCGGGCCAGTCCCCCCACCGTCTCGATCACGGGCACGAGGGCTTCGCGCGCGGTGGCGGGTCCCACGATCACGGCATCGACCCATGCACCGGGCTGCACGTTGTTTTCGGCACGCACCTGACGGATGGCCTGTACCGCTTCCCGGACCTGCTCGAACACGGCACCGGAGCCACTGCGCTGGGTGCGCGCCACCGGCCACGCCGACTGCGCGATGAAGGCCTTGGCCGGCGTCTGTGGCAACTGCTGCCACAGCTCCTCGGTGATGAACGGCACCACCGGCTGCAGAAGACGCAGCGCGCCATCGAATGCGTGGGCCAGCACGGCGCGCGCCACTTCACGATCCGCGCCTTCCGTGGCCAGACGCGGCTTCACGCTTTCGAGATACCAGTCGGCCAGCTCGTTCCACACAAACCGTCGGGCCGCTTCTGCGTACTCCGAGAGGCGCAGACCACGATACCGTTCGGCCTCGCTCCACGTGGCCAGATTGGCCGGACGGGCCGGGCCAAGCGCCGCATCACAATCGGCGATGGCGGTATCGAGTCGCTCGAGAATCCAGTGATCGGCAGCCGTGAGTGACGCTGGGTCGATGCTGTCAATGGGTTGCACCGGTTCCGGCCCCACACGCGAGAGCAGGAACCGGCCGATGTTCCACAGCTTCGTGCAGAAATTGCGACCCGGCGCGAACGACTTCTCGAGATCGGTGGGGTCGAGCATGACATCCACACCAAGACCGAGACCGGCCACCATCGTCCAGCGCAGCGCATCGGCACCATAGAGACGCACCACGTCGAGCGGGTCGATGCCGTTGCCCAGTGACTTGGACATCTTGCGGTGCTGCATGTCGCGCACCGTGCCGTGCAGATACACCGTGTGAAACGGCGGCTTGTCGAGGAACCAGCAGCCGCTCATCACCATGCGCGCCACCCAGAAGAACAGAATCTCGGGCGCGGTGACGAGCACATCGCCCGGATAGAACGCGCGCAGGTCGGGGGTGTCGTCGGGCCAGCCCAGTGTGCTGAAGGGCCACAGCCAGCTCGAGAACCAGGTGTCGAGTACGTCTTCGTCCTGACGCACGGTGCCACCGCAACCGGGACAGCTCGTGACGTCCGTGCGCGACACGATGGGCGCATGACCGCAGGAGGCGTTGCAGTACCACACGGGTACCCGATGGCCCCACCAGATCTGCCGCGAGATGTTCCAGTCGCGGATGCCTTCGAGCCAGTTGACGTACACCGCTTCCCAGCGTTCCGGCAAAATGCGCAGCTCGCCCGTCCGCAGTGCGGCCAGCGCCTTGTCGGCCAGCGGCTGCATGCGCACGAACCACTGGTCCGACAGAAGCGGTTCCACCACCGTGTCGCAGCGATAACAATGCCGCACACTGTGCTGGTGGTTTTCGATCTTCACCAGCGCGCCGGCCGCTTCGAGCATCGCCACAATCGCCTTGCGGGCGGCAAAACGCTCGACGCCATTGAGTTCGGCCGGCACACGTCCCGCCGCGCCCTCCACTTCACGCACCACACCTTCGGCATCGATGATGACGGGCATGGACAGCGCATGACGCTTGCCCACTTCGAAGTCGTTCGCATCGTGCGCCGGCGTGATCTTCACCGCGCCCGAACCGAAGGTCGGATCGGTGTACGTGTCACCGATGATCGGGATGCGCACACCATTGAGCGGCAGGATCACCTCCTTGCCGATCATGGCCTGATAGCGCTCGTCCTCAGGATTCACCGCGACTGCCACGTCGCCCAGCATCGTTTCCGGACGCGTCGTGGCCACCGTGATGGACTGCGACGGATCGTCGGCCAACACATACCGCAGGTGATACAGCTTGCCGGTGGTGTCGGTGAACTCCGCCTCTTCGTCCGACAGCGATGTACCGCAGCGCGGACACCAGTGAATGACGCGGTGACCCTTGTAGACCAACCCATCTTCATGCAGGCGCACGAACGCCTCGCGCACTGAACGCGATAGCTCGGGCGAGAAGGTGTACGCCGTGCGGGTCCAATCGGCGCTGGCACCGATGGACTTGAGCTGGTTCAGGATCTCACCGCCGGTCTTGTCGACGAACTGCGCCACGCGCTCCACGAAGGCCTCACGGCCCACGTCGAAGCGCGAATGCCCTTCGGCGGCGAGTTGTTTCTCCACCACATTTTGCGTGGCGATGCCGGCGTGGTCGGTACCGGGCACCCAGAGTGCTTCGTCGCCCGCCATGCGGCGCCAGCGGATGAGCACGTCCTGCACGGTGTTGTTGAGACCGTGCCCCATGTGCAAAACCGCCGTCACGTTGGGCGGCGGGATGACGATCACGAATGGTTCGTGGGTCGCGGCCCGCGCCGGATCAGCGGTGAAGACACCGTGTTCAGTCCAGCGCGGGTACCAGGCGGCTTCCGTGGAGGCCGCGTCGTACGTGGAGGGCAACGAATTGGGATCGGGCGCAGTCATCCGGGGAAGATAACGACGCCCGACGTCATACGATCAATCGACCGTCAAACGCCAGTCAATCGACGGCGTCCGCGTTGGCGCTCAGGGAATTCAGCACGTACTCCACCCCCGGCACACCCCGGGCGATGGTCAGGGCGTAGTCGATTTCGGTGGCCGCCGCGACCCATCCCGTGAGCTCCACCTCGCCGGGCGAAACGGCCCCGATGTCGATGGAGCGGTGGGCAAGAATGGGGTCGTTCTGGAAGGCGTCCAGCACCCGCTCCTCCAACTCATCGAGGGACGCGGCGGGCTGGGCGGACGACGCGCGACCCGTGGACGGGTCCGCGGCCGGGCGGGTGGACTGCCCTCGACGAGAGGTCGTCTGCCGGTTTCCGGAGCGCCGGGTCTCAGCCAGCCGCGGGGCCTGATCGACAAAGTGTTCGGCCAGATGCAGGTGCGAAATGGCCTCCGGAGCCAGTTCCGAGTGGTCGTCCGG contains these protein-coding regions:
- the purH gene encoding bifunctional phosphoribosylaminoimidazolecarboxamide formyltransferase/IMP cyclohydrolase → MRALLSVSDKSGLLPFAQGLVAKGVELVSTGGTARMLRDAGLAVKDVSEITGFPEMLDGRVKTLHPVVHGGLLARRDLPEHMDAIKAHDIGTIDLVVVNLYPFRETAAKPGVHAEEVIENIDIGGPSMLRSAAKNFTSVWVIVDPSDYAKVLDVINADSDDQTLRTLLAEKVYAHTSGYDAAIAQWFAQQRGEPFPDRYPLSFEKQQSLRYGENPQQRAAFYVEKPGTGLGALVQRGGKELSFNNLLDLEGSLLAIEPFGDQPACAIIKHTTPCGLATGTNALDAYKKALACDPVSAFGSVIAFSVPVDVAAAEAISSLFVECIVAPKFADEAVEILVRKKNLRVLEGKASWPAGTMDLKRVRGGLLVQDRAPAPSEPAQWQVVSSRQPTSQEQRDLLFAWKSVASVKSNAIVLVRDGATIGIGAGQMSRVDASFVAVHKATSLGHATTGSALGSDAFFPFRDGIDQAAAAGVTAIVQPGGSVRDAEVIAAANEHGIAMVFTGERLFRH
- a CDS encoding glycosyltransferase family 117 protein, whose amino-acid sequence is MTVAATATAATARTASVSYAGAAELDYRPSYLAAAIAGLVTFLLYLVTLAPTTSMWDTSEYIAAAYVLGLPHPPGNPFFVLIGRVFSVLPIAPTVAMRINVLAALSSAVSASLWFLVTERVLVGWMPRRWQRIMGGSLAVLIGATAFTVWNQSVVNEKVYTVSLVGLAVICWLTVRWCDDPEGPMADRLLVLVAYLCGLGYTNHMAGMLAVPAVGLAVLIRRPQTLLRWKLLVACAVAVGFGMTPFATQPIRAAHFPAINEGEPTACATEIAVDCTFSQLTYDRFMYNFNRGQYGKPELGERQAPFTAQLGMYWLYFKWQWLRDAYNEHPGAQNGLAVFYFILVLLGGWMHYKKDRRSFWFFGPLVFTMTLGLIFYLNFKYGHSQAPELGDSVPREVRDRDYFYLWSFSALSVWAALGMFYLWETVATLFGADEVRLGKDTVLEPRPRSFALASPLLAIAFVPLIGNWTQASRSGQTDTGDFAHDLLNSVEPYGILITVGDNDTFPLWYAQEVEGIRKDVIVANTSLLNTDWYVRQLIRRAPSPYEPDKGPELYRAMGAAATMPKGSPINMTFEEADALPLAIQTPENAAFVKGEIIAQPRTPQLMKADQIVYFMIRDAFPQRPIYFSRTAGGYPYELGLERYVITHGMAKKLMDKPIEPSPDVMMVQGEGIVDVKRSYELWNSVFTANKSLAKRNGWVDDASVGIPDLYVISGITLAEALAQMGQTARSDSVYQQSKGIATAMRRSALFGFDRQPNLPVTPGADTAAQQLLLPPAGDKQ
- a CDS encoding amidohydrolase family protein, which produces MHRLVNRLLAAGSVAAVATAFPALAQAQGFRGGTQIKPGEECPAGMTEIRPRTCMAPEKPAPSIVDYRPKSTLKVPGTMNMKAKFPVVDFHGHPSGQLGSVDAIERMGKTLDSLNVRLMIVANNVSGDQLAKGVELVKGTTTMKDRVRFLTGINFNGAGSPEWAAKAVAQLEADAKAGAVGIGEISKGFGLSQKKADGSRLKLNDPSLKPVWDAAARLKLPVFVHTADPQEFFREVDNTNERWLELSLFPDRRYPQDRYPSFEQLMNERDSLFRANPKTTFVTAHLGWHAHDLGRLGKMFDEMPNLNAEMGAVLYDIGRQPRAAHDFFVKYQDRLLFGKDSYQPEEYPYYWRVFETRDDYFDYYRDYHAFWKLYGIDLPDVVLKKIYYQNALRIMPAIPTAGWPK
- the purN gene encoding phosphoribosylglycinamide formyltransferase: MIADPAPSTRTADAAASAAPMRIAVLASGGGSNLQALIDHFAAAGAPYGRIVFVASDKATSGALTRAAAAGIATGVVAVPQDGNALVEQLANAGAELLVLAGYLKLIPAAVVQAYHGRLINVHPALLPAFGGPGMYGQRIHIAVLEHGATVTGVTVHFVDEHYDRGPIIAQWPVPVLPADTPQSLGARVLHIEHRLFPLCVAAVASGSVVLGDDNRVHGHLPTPVSIATHDWRFSIAPDDTEPLSASAFGADLARLFPR
- a CDS encoding D-glycero-alpha-D-manno-heptose-1,7-bisphosphate 7-phosphatase; this encodes MTTSARTALFIDRDGTLIADAHYLADASRVVLLPDAVAAVRRANEAGVPVVIITNQSGIARGLITEAQYDAVRDRTVALLAAQGAEVLATYHCPHEARTPPVCDCRKPGIGLYQRAAQEHQLSLPHSGYIGDRWRDVQPAIATGGVGVLVPGIETPAADVETARSSSEPRVFLADRLLEAVTISLATVGQAHHHGEITRGRAPA
- a CDS encoding TolB family protein encodes the protein MIHPRPSWRRFRLLSTAACAVFSAALSACSEQAVLTAPDSPARPSAEDSLATPTPTTPVTPAPPARDVYTLLFDQWGTDAASFERPWLAHTTTPVGGLLSEDVPAETPADTVRRVMDFSGVFDASVSSDGRLMVFTCTTGHGTTLCKATLDSVMRAQMPGAILSTAFSALLADQAAISPDGTQVAFRGWQPGGPVGLFNPGDIYVMNLDGSNLTRLTAAERGRMSYASPAWSPRRIDGAYRLAYAREQRDGDGYAVSRLESMRADGTAMLALTIDTTGSDTEPAWSPDGARVAFVRRGAAARGDLWAVQLDGHARPVAEHALLENELDDVQRAPSWSPDGKRLAFISAHEILGDFYNWQVYSVDASGTDLRRHTSVAREHANPVWVSRTNINSGAAH